The Lachnospiraceae bacterium genome includes the window GGCAAGCGTAAGCTGGCTTACGAAATCCGCAAACAAAGCGAAGGATACTATTACTTCATCAAAGTGGATGCAGAATCTGCTATGCCGATTGAGCTGGAAAAGAATCTGCGTCTTATGAACGAAACCGTGCTCCGTTACCTGATCGTTAGAGAAGGCGAATAAGTAGCACAACCGAAAGGGGTTTTGTGATGAACAAAGTAATTTTGATGGGCAGAC containing:
- the rpsF gene encoding 30S ribosomal protein S6 is translated as MNKYEVAVVISSTLSDEERAAVLEQVKGYIAKYDGVVTDVDEWGKRKLAYEIRKQSEGYYYFIKVDAESAMPIELEKNLRLMNETVLRYLIVREGE